From a region of the Paeniglutamicibacter cryotolerans genome:
- the nadD gene encoding nicotinate-nucleotide adenylyltransferase, translating into MTSRAEAERSGRPIRLGVMGGTFDPIHHGHLVAASEVAAVFELDEVVFVPTGRPWQKSDREVTDSEHRYLMTVVATASNPRFTVSRVDIDRPGPTYTIDTLRDLRRMRPDAELFFITGADAMEQIMSWKDIDELWSLAHFVGVTRPGHVLPDLGRSDVSLLEVPAMAISSTACRDRVKSHQPVWYLVPDGVVQYIAKYELYNDDGNEN; encoded by the coding sequence ATCACTAGCCGAGCAGAGGCCGAACGATCGGGCCGCCCTATACGCCTCGGCGTCATGGGCGGCACGTTCGACCCCATCCACCACGGGCACCTCGTGGCGGCCAGCGAGGTAGCTGCCGTCTTCGAGCTGGACGAGGTGGTTTTTGTGCCTACCGGGCGGCCCTGGCAGAAATCCGACAGGGAAGTCACCGACAGTGAGCACCGCTACCTGATGACGGTGGTTGCCACGGCGTCAAACCCGAGGTTCACCGTCAGCAGGGTTGACATCGACCGCCCGGGTCCGACCTATACGATTGACACGCTGAGGGACCTGCGCCGGATGCGTCCGGATGCCGAACTGTTCTTCATCACCGGCGCCGACGCCATGGAGCAGATCATGTCTTGGAAGGACATCGACGAGCTGTGGTCGCTCGCCCACTTCGTGGGCGTGACCCGGCCCGGACACGTGCTTCCGGACCTGGGCCGCAGTGATGTGAGCCTGTTGGAGGTACCCGCCATGGCGATTTCCTCCACGGCCTGCCGCGACAGGGTGAAGAGCCACCAGCCGGTCTGGTACCTGGTGCCCGACGGCGTGGTCCAATACATCGCGAAATACGAGCTTTACAACGACGACGGCAACGAGAACTAG
- the rsfS gene encoding ribosome silencing factor, with protein MTAHEHSINMVRSAAVAAADKLAENLVALDVSERLGVTDAFLIASASNERQVNSIVDGIEDALDEEFGIRPVRREGRGAGRWVLLDYSDVVIHVQHNEDRVFYAIERLYGDSPVIDLPTTGEPATEMPADFGSGLPE; from the coding sequence ATGACCGCCCACGAACATTCAATCAACATGGTCAGGTCGGCCGCCGTAGCGGCAGCCGACAAGCTGGCAGAGAACCTCGTCGCACTGGACGTCAGCGAACGCCTCGGCGTGACCGACGCCTTCCTGATCGCCTCGGCCTCCAACGAGCGCCAGGTCAACTCGATCGTCGACGGCATCGAAGATGCACTTGACGAGGAATTCGGCATCCGCCCGGTCCGCCGCGAAGGCCGCGGCGCCGGACGCTGGGTCCTGCTCGACTACTCGGACGTCGTCATCCACGTCCAGCACAACGAAGACCGCGTGTTCTACGCAATCGAGCGCCTCTACGGCGACAGCCCGGTCATCGATCTGCCGACGACCGGCGAACCGGCCACCGAAATGCCTGCCGACTTCGGTTCCGGCCTTCCAGAGTAA
- a CDS encoding GlsB/YeaQ/YmgE family stress response membrane protein: protein MGIFSWIILGLIVGALIKNFMPGKVEGGWATSLILGVVGAVVGGWIGTIVFNTGLGGFFNLRTWILAIVGGLVVAGIYGALRGRSGKSHTTAH, encoded by the coding sequence ATGGGCATCTTCAGTTGGATCATCCTCGGGCTCATCGTGGGCGCGCTCATCAAGAACTTCATGCCCGGCAAGGTCGAAGGCGGGTGGGCCACCTCCCTGATCCTCGGCGTCGTCGGGGCCGTCGTGGGCGGATGGATCGGAACCATCGTCTTCAATACCGGCCTGGGCGGGTTCTTCAACCTGCGCACCTGGATCCTGGCCATTGTCGGAGGACTGGTGGTTGCGGGAATCTACGGGGCGCTCAGGGGCCGTTCGGGCAAGTCTCACACCACGGCGCACTAA
- a CDS encoding arylsulfatase encodes MNNPHTSFPGVIGTTAAESTPWWETPPAAGCPRPNVVMVILDDTGWSDFGCFGSEISTPVIDSLAAEGVRYSNFHVTPLCSPTRASLLTGRNHHSVGMRFLADTDTGFPNSRGAIRADVPMLPGILRSEGYGTYLVGKWHLAPLHEVTPAGPFRNWPLARGFDRYYGFMDGCTDQYEPELYEDNHQVPIPDTPGYHLSEDLVDKAGAYLRDHVAFRSGDPFYLQLAMGATHAPFQAPREFIDKYLDTFTKGWDATRRERLERQIELGVSPVGTVLTERVEGVAAWDELDDDQRTVFSALQAAFAGFLEHTDTQLGRLLGTLRELGAYENTIVMVMSDNGASPEGGPGGDVDTNAPYSGVRRTAAELIPLLGDLGTLTGGAHYPTGWAMAGNTPFRRYKQFVDLGGVRSPLVVSWPAGNVAAGSVSRDFIHAIDVAPTLLELAGITAPEPMDGASAAGTLHAEGTGRPTQYWEMMGHRALWHEGWRAVTRHLPGEPYASDEWRLYDTAADFAEATDLSAEHPERLAAMRDLWWEAARENAIFPLDDRPLHEAIGVRGPVGLYADRQIVLRPGQGHVPLSSSVTGSNRDIDLTAHLGADSSRVTGVLLHSGNAQGGYLLRLEAGHLVFEHSMLRDHLVLVAPSPLEATARRAGFRLRAHPDGSGEVELVDGVLVVASARLARTSAHLSFWGLDVAHVPVSTFSAAELGNLEAGLLEKIVIDVHPAADDNREYADAILASE; translated from the coding sequence ATGAATAACCCCCATACCTCCTTTCCCGGCGTCATCGGCACCACCGCCGCAGAATCCACCCCCTGGTGGGAGACGCCTCCCGCCGCCGGCTGCCCGCGGCCGAACGTGGTCATGGTGATCCTCGATGACACCGGATGGTCCGATTTCGGCTGCTTCGGATCCGAGATCTCCACCCCCGTAATCGACTCGCTGGCCGCTGAGGGCGTGCGCTATTCCAACTTCCACGTCACGCCCCTGTGCTCTCCGACCCGGGCCTCTTTGCTGACCGGACGCAACCACCACTCGGTGGGCATGCGCTTCCTAGCCGATACGGATACCGGTTTCCCGAACTCCCGCGGAGCCATCCGCGCCGACGTGCCGATGCTGCCCGGGATCCTGCGCTCGGAGGGTTATGGAACCTACCTGGTCGGCAAATGGCACTTGGCCCCGCTCCACGAGGTCACCCCGGCGGGCCCGTTCCGGAACTGGCCGCTGGCCCGCGGGTTCGACCGCTACTACGGCTTCATGGACGGCTGTACCGACCAGTACGAACCCGAACTCTACGAGGACAACCACCAGGTCCCGATCCCGGATACCCCCGGCTACCACCTCAGCGAGGACCTGGTGGACAAGGCCGGCGCCTACCTGCGCGACCATGTGGCCTTCCGTTCCGGCGATCCGTTCTACCTGCAGCTGGCCATGGGTGCCACGCACGCGCCGTTCCAGGCCCCGAGGGAGTTCATTGACAAATACCTCGACACCTTCACCAAGGGCTGGGATGCCACGCGGCGCGAGCGCCTTGAGCGCCAGATCGAACTCGGCGTCTCGCCGGTAGGCACCGTGCTGACCGAACGGGTGGAGGGCGTTGCCGCCTGGGATGAGCTGGACGATGACCAGCGGACCGTCTTCAGCGCGCTGCAGGCCGCCTTTGCCGGCTTCCTGGAGCACACCGACACGCAGTTGGGCCGCCTGCTGGGGACCCTGCGCGAGCTGGGCGCATACGAGAACACCATCGTCATGGTGATGTCCGACAACGGGGCGAGCCCCGAGGGCGGTCCCGGCGGCGACGTCGACACCAACGCCCCCTACTCGGGGGTGCGGCGCACGGCTGCCGAGCTGATCCCGCTGCTGGGAGACTTGGGAACCCTCACCGGCGGTGCGCACTACCCGACCGGCTGGGCCATGGCCGGGAACACGCCGTTCCGCCGTTACAAGCAGTTCGTGGACCTGGGCGGGGTGCGCTCGCCGCTGGTCGTGTCCTGGCCGGCCGGCAACGTGGCGGCCGGTTCGGTGAGCCGGGACTTCATCCACGCCATCGACGTCGCCCCCACGCTGCTGGAGCTGGCCGGAATCACGGCACCGGAGCCCATGGACGGGGCAAGCGCCGCCGGGACGCTGCATGCCGAGGGCACCGGGCGGCCCACGCAGTACTGGGAAATGATGGGGCATCGGGCCCTGTGGCACGAGGGCTGGCGCGCCGTCACCCGCCACCTGCCCGGGGAACCCTACGCATCGGACGAATGGCGCCTCTACGACACGGCTGCTGACTTCGCCGAGGCAACCGACCTGTCGGCCGAACACCCCGAACGCCTCGCGGCGATGCGGGACCTGTGGTGGGAAGCGGCGCGGGAAAACGCTATCTTCCCACTCGATGACCGTCCGCTGCACGAGGCCATCGGCGTCCGTGGCCCGGTCGGGCTCTATGCCGACAGGCAAATAGTGCTGCGCCCGGGTCAGGGGCACGTACCGCTCTCCAGCTCCGTGACCGGCTCGAACCGCGACATCGACCTCACGGCCCACCTGGGCGCGGATTCCTCCCGGGTCACCGGCGTGCTGTTGCACTCGGGCAACGCGCAGGGCGGCTATCTGCTGCGGCTGGAGGCCGGGCACCTGGTCTTCGAGCACTCGATGCTCCGGGATCACCTGGTGCTCGTGGCGCCCTCCCCGCTGGAGGCCACGGCACGCCGTGCCGGGTTCCGGCTGCGCGCGCACCCGGATGGTAGCGGGGAGGTGGAGCTCGTCGACGGCGTCTTGGTGGTGGCCTCGGCGCGGCTGGCCCGCACCTCGGCGCACCTCTCGTTCTGGGGCCTGGATGTGGCGCACGTCCCGGTGAGCACGTTCAGTGCCGCCGAACTGGGTAATCTAGAGGCTGGCCTGCTGGAGAAGATCGTCATAGATGTCCATCCGGCGGCCGACGACAACCGGGAATACGCCGACGCGATCCTGGCAAGCGAGTAG
- a CDS encoding PfkB family carbohydrate kinase codes for MSMDAAAPTGGRVFVVGSINVDTVIRVKTHPRPGETVHASGQVTAPGGKGGNQAAAAARAGASTLMVGRVGSDVPGGTYVEHLSALGVDCSLVQVAETATGQATVMVDDAGENSIIVLEGANGSVTLADIAAMAPLLRAGDVLSTQYELQAPIVEAALVAARAAGAYSILNPSPWQDRPELIALADLVVVNELEAEQLVLDGEGVCLTLGAGGARWGAVGVPAPRITPVDTTGAGDAFTGTLAAGIAAGTDRRQLLADAVAAASDACLRPNAQDWARRP; via the coding sequence ATGAGCATGGACGCAGCGGCGCCGACCGGAGGACGGGTTTTCGTCGTCGGCTCCATCAACGTCGATACGGTCATCCGGGTCAAGACCCATCCGCGCCCGGGTGAAACGGTCCATGCCAGCGGTCAGGTCACCGCGCCCGGGGGCAAGGGCGGGAACCAGGCCGCGGCCGCGGCCCGCGCTGGTGCGAGCACCTTGATGGTCGGCCGCGTCGGCTCCGATGTCCCGGGCGGCACCTACGTGGAGCACCTGAGCGCGCTCGGCGTGGACTGCTCGCTGGTTCAGGTGGCCGAGACGGCCACCGGCCAGGCCACTGTCATGGTCGACGACGCGGGGGAGAACTCGATCATCGTGCTCGAGGGCGCGAACGGAAGCGTCACGCTGGCCGACATCGCCGCCATGGCTCCGCTGCTGCGGGCCGGCGACGTGCTCTCCACCCAATACGAGCTGCAGGCCCCCATCGTGGAGGCCGCACTGGTGGCCGCCCGGGCCGCCGGGGCCTACTCGATCCTGAATCCCTCCCCGTGGCAGGACCGGCCTGAACTCATAGCGCTCGCCGACCTGGTGGTCGTCAACGAGCTCGAGGCCGAGCAGCTGGTCCTCGACGGGGAGGGCGTGTGCCTGACTTTGGGAGCAGGCGGGGCCCGCTGGGGCGCCGTCGGGGTCCCGGCCCCGCGGATCACCCCGGTGGACACCACGGGGGCCGGCGACGCGTTCACCGGCACGCTGGCCGCCGGGATTGCCGCCGGAACCGATCGACGGCAGTTGCTCGCCGATGCTGTTGCTGCGGCCTCCGATGCGTGCCTGCGCCCCAATGCGCAGGACTGGGCACGGCGGCCTTGA
- a CDS encoding alpha/beta fold hydrolase, translating to MSAQRDIRTDGIRLHCTINAGPGPEILFLNGAFTTGRDWKKVVRQLPPDAHTVRFDARGRGRSADSADYSFSGALQDVERVIEATGLRNPVLVGWSHGATLAVRHAATHPGRVAGLVLIDGALPVRIFRGKAPGRIHRQYRMLGLPLRVLGIMRLASRMNHRQAAEVVLELDRVDAGLLPDYRALDCPTLLVLGSGPHFGSPASEMSAMRAAADPAVAQNPRVHLYTTVPSNHLWMLRRDAATIADAIRAVTG from the coding sequence ATGAGCGCTCAGCGGGACATTCGCACCGACGGGATCCGGCTGCACTGCACCATCAACGCCGGACCAGGACCCGAAATCCTGTTCTTGAATGGTGCGTTCACCACCGGACGCGATTGGAAGAAGGTGGTCCGGCAGCTGCCCCCCGATGCCCACACGGTGAGATTCGACGCGCGCGGCAGGGGCCGCTCGGCCGATTCCGCCGACTATTCGTTTTCCGGGGCGCTCCAGGACGTCGAACGGGTCATAGAGGCTACCGGGCTGCGCAACCCGGTCCTGGTCGGCTGGTCCCACGGTGCAACTCTGGCCGTCCGCCATGCAGCCACCCACCCGGGCCGGGTCGCCGGGCTGGTGCTGATCGACGGCGCCTTGCCCGTAAGGATCTTCCGGGGGAAGGCGCCGGGTCGGATCCACCGGCAATACAGGATGCTGGGGCTACCCCTGCGGGTACTGGGCATCATGCGCCTGGCGAGCCGGATGAACCACCGTCAGGCTGCCGAGGTGGTATTGGAACTGGATCGGGTCGATGCCGGACTGTTGCCCGACTACAGGGCGCTTGACTGCCCGACGCTGCTCGTTCTCGGATCCGGTCCGCACTTCGGATCCCCGGCCAGTGAAATGAGCGCCATGCGCGCCGCCGCCGACCCGGCGGTGGCGCAGAACCCGCGCGTGCACCTCTACACGACGGTCCCCTCGAACCACTTGTGGATGCTCCGTCGGGACGCCGCGACGATCGCCGATGCCATCAGGGCGGTGACCGGATAG
- a CDS encoding amino acid permease, with amino-acid sequence MSSGIFRTKSIEQTLRDTEEPEHRLKKNLGAMDLIVFGVGVCIGAGIFVLTGHAAATNAGPAIALSFLIAGIGCGLAALCYAEMASTVPAAGSAYTYTYATMGELLAWIIGWDLILEFTVGAAALATSFSQYLGIVLSGTPFAIPPAIATAEGGYINLPAGLLVIGLGIVLVSGVKLSSRINQAVTGLKVLVVLTVIIVGAFFINLANWNPFIPPAQAAPASSGGALHLPLIQVLSGVEPSVFGIGGVFAAAATVFFAFLGFDVVATTAEETRNPQRNLPIGIFGSLAVVTALYIAVSLVITGMENYKGIDPNDGAPLATAFVKVGLPIMANLIAIGACIGLVVVCMILYLGQTRVGFAMARDHLLPASLAKTHPRFGTPYRFTVLSGIPIALLAAFIPLSTLAELVNIGTLAAFILVSIGVVILRRSRPDLKRSFRVPWVPVVPFASVLVCFYLMLNLSVETWIRFVIWLVLGVIIYFAYSRKHSRLNTVEQPK; translated from the coding sequence ATGTCATCGGGGATCTTCCGCACGAAATCGATCGAGCAGACGCTGCGCGACACCGAGGAGCCCGAACACCGGCTCAAGAAGAACCTCGGCGCGATGGACCTCATCGTCTTCGGCGTCGGGGTCTGCATCGGCGCCGGCATCTTCGTCCTCACCGGTCACGCCGCGGCAACAAACGCCGGACCAGCCATCGCGCTCTCCTTCCTCATCGCCGGCATCGGCTGCGGGCTGGCGGCGCTCTGCTACGCCGAAATGGCCTCGACCGTCCCTGCCGCGGGCAGCGCCTACACCTACACCTACGCGACCATGGGCGAGCTGCTCGCGTGGATCATCGGGTGGGATCTGATCCTCGAATTCACCGTCGGTGCGGCGGCCCTGGCCACCTCCTTCAGCCAGTACCTGGGCATCGTCCTGTCGGGAACGCCCTTCGCGATCCCCCCGGCCATCGCCACCGCCGAGGGAGGCTACATCAACCTGCCGGCGGGCCTGTTGGTCATCGGGCTGGGCATCGTCCTCGTTTCGGGCGTGAAACTCTCCAGCCGCATCAACCAGGCCGTCACCGGCCTCAAGGTCCTGGTGGTGCTCACGGTCATCATCGTCGGGGCCTTCTTCATCAACCTCGCCAACTGGAACCCGTTCATCCCCCCGGCCCAGGCCGCTCCCGCCTCCAGCGGCGGAGCACTGCACCTGCCATTGATCCAGGTGCTCTCCGGGGTGGAACCAAGCGTGTTCGGCATCGGCGGCGTCTTTGCCGCCGCCGCCACGGTGTTCTTCGCCTTCCTCGGATTCGATGTGGTGGCCACCACCGCCGAGGAGACCCGCAACCCACAGCGCAACCTGCCGATCGGCATCTTCGGCTCGCTGGCCGTCGTCACGGCGCTCTATATCGCCGTCTCGTTGGTAATCACCGGCATGGAGAACTACAAGGGCATCGACCCCAACGACGGGGCGCCGCTGGCCACGGCATTCGTTAAGGTGGGACTGCCGATCATGGCCAACCTGATCGCCATCGGAGCGTGCATCGGTCTGGTCGTGGTGTGCATGATCCTCTACCTCGGCCAGACCCGCGTGGGGTTTGCGATGGCCCGGGACCACCTGCTCCCCGCGTCCCTGGCCAAGACCCACCCGCGCTTCGGCACCCCCTACCGGTTCACGGTCCTTTCAGGAATCCCCATCGCCCTCCTGGCGGCGTTCATCCCGCTCTCGACGCTGGCGGAACTGGTCAACATTGGCACGCTCGCGGCGTTCATCCTGGTCTCCATCGGCGTGGTGATCCTACGCCGGAGCCGGCCCGACCTGAAGCGCTCCTTCAGGGTTCCCTGGGTGCCGGTCGTCCCGTTTGCTTCTGTCCTCGTCTGCTTCTATCTGATGCTGAACCTGTCGGTCGAGACGTGGATCCGGTTCGTCATCTGGCTGGTCTTGGGCGTCATCATCTATTTCGCCTACTCGCGCAAACACAGCCGGCTCAACACCGTGGAGCAGCCGAAGTAG
- a CDS encoding nucleoside hydrolase — MKSVILDVDTGTDDAMALMLAVAHPALDVRAVTCVGGNVSLEQVVANTLGILELMGAGHIPVAAGLAEPLIEPAQDASYVHGSNGVADIELPTPTRSVEDVHAVELLRRTLAESTEPITIIALAPLGNIALLLRLYPEVHAKIERIVFMGGAVGAGNATASAEFNIWHDPEAAEMVLRSGVPTTMYGLEAFYQVTIDAETIGELASSTQPVQAVLGGLLSHLASISVDESRIVGAGWAAIGDAGTVCAVIDPDGLVLRTAPVEVSLAPGPTRGQTVVDLRTGLGAGGAETHEQESHIKVVLDVDGPRYARLFLEAIDAVSSAAPATSPGE; from the coding sequence ATGAAATCCGTTATTCTTGACGTCGATACAGGTACCGACGATGCCATGGCGCTGATGTTGGCCGTGGCCCACCCGGCCCTGGACGTGCGGGCCGTGACCTGCGTAGGCGGCAACGTGTCGCTGGAGCAGGTGGTAGCCAACACCCTTGGCATCCTCGAGCTCATGGGCGCCGGGCACATTCCGGTCGCCGCCGGGTTGGCCGAGCCGCTGATCGAACCGGCACAGGATGCCAGCTATGTCCACGGCTCCAACGGGGTGGCGGACATCGAACTGCCCACCCCGACCCGCTCCGTCGAGGACGTCCATGCCGTGGAGCTGCTGCGCCGCACCCTGGCTGAGTCGACCGAGCCCATCACCATCATTGCGCTGGCTCCGCTGGGAAACATCGCACTGCTGCTGCGGTTGTACCCCGAGGTCCACGCGAAGATCGAACGCATCGTGTTCATGGGCGGCGCCGTGGGTGCCGGAAATGCCACGGCAAGCGCCGAGTTCAATATCTGGCACGACCCCGAAGCGGCCGAAATGGTGCTTCGCTCCGGGGTCCCGACCACGATGTACGGGCTCGAGGCCTTTTACCAGGTCACCATCGATGCCGAAACCATCGGCGAGCTGGCGTCCTCCACCCAGCCGGTGCAGGCCGTGCTGGGCGGGCTGCTGTCCCACCTGGCCTCGATCAGTGTCGACGAGTCGCGGATCGTGGGAGCGGGCTGGGCAGCGATCGGGGACGCCGGCACCGTGTGCGCCGTCATCGATCCCGACGGGCTGGTCCTGAGAACCGCACCGGTCGAGGTGTCCCTGGCCCCAGGGCCGACCCGCGGGCAGACGGTGGTCGACCTGCGCACCGGACTGGGTGCCGGTGGCGCCGAAACTCACGAACAGGAGAGCCACATCAAGGTGGTGCTGGACGTCGACGGGCCGCGCTACGCCCGGCTCTTCCTGGAGGCGATCGATGCCGTGTCCAGTGCCGCCCCGGCCACGAGCCCGGGGGAATGA
- a CDS encoding MFS transporter, whose amino-acid sequence MDIPSNHQQTPGVSLREQHRSSIRAVSASTIGSVLEYYDFFVFGTLSALVFSHVFFPQGSPGVGAMLAMATFAVGFVARPLGGIILGHFGDKIGRKRVLLFTFMLTGIVTVLIGFLPTYAQVGMAAPALLVLLRVLQGVGIGGEWGGAALLAVEHAPANRRGLYGSIVQAGAPVGVLLASGVVALLTATIGLDAIIAGGWRIPFLGSAVLLIVGLFLRFKVDETPEFNAVKDKKQEAKLPVIEALRRYPKEIVSAIFIHMSDTTLGLVQGVFVLGYASGVLGMDPTLVLLANMFSSVCNLIITPIAGHLGDRLGQKRILTVGLVLMGLWAFPMFWLIGTATVWGLFTATGVCGMLVGLLFSQQATLFADMFHPSVRYSGMSMGFQVGTVIGGGFGPLIAQGLTTATGGATWSVSTYILFVAMLALVATLLVKPRFGSHAHGLSVPVPARTR is encoded by the coding sequence ATGGACATCCCCAGCAACCACCAACAGACACCCGGGGTGTCATTGCGGGAGCAGCACCGATCGTCCATCCGGGCGGTGTCGGCCAGCACCATCGGTTCGGTGCTTGAGTACTACGACTTCTTCGTCTTTGGCACGCTCTCGGCGCTGGTCTTCAGCCATGTGTTCTTCCCCCAGGGGAGCCCAGGAGTGGGCGCCATGCTGGCTATGGCGACGTTCGCCGTGGGCTTCGTTGCGCGCCCGCTGGGCGGGATCATCCTCGGACACTTCGGCGACAAGATCGGGCGCAAACGCGTCCTGCTGTTCACCTTCATGCTTACCGGGATCGTCACGGTTCTGATCGGCTTCCTGCCGACGTACGCCCAGGTCGGCATGGCGGCTCCCGCCTTGCTCGTGCTGCTGCGCGTCCTGCAGGGCGTGGGCATCGGTGGCGAATGGGGCGGTGCCGCATTGCTGGCCGTCGAACACGCGCCGGCCAACCGGCGTGGACTCTATGGGTCGATCGTCCAGGCGGGCGCCCCCGTGGGCGTACTGCTTGCCTCCGGCGTCGTCGCACTGCTGACCGCGACCATCGGGTTGGATGCCATCATCGCCGGGGGCTGGCGCATCCCCTTCCTCGGCTCCGCCGTCCTGCTCATCGTGGGCCTCTTCCTGCGCTTCAAGGTCGATGAGACCCCCGAATTCAATGCCGTCAAGGACAAGAAGCAGGAGGCCAAGCTCCCCGTCATCGAGGCGCTGCGGCGCTACCCGAAGGAAATCGTCTCGGCCATCTTCATCCACATGTCCGACACCACGCTGGGACTGGTCCAGGGTGTTTTCGTGCTCGGGTACGCCTCCGGCGTGCTGGGCATGGACCCGACCCTGGTATTGCTGGCGAACATGTTCTCCTCCGTCTGCAACCTCATCATCACTCCCATCGCCGGGCACCTGGGCGACCGCCTGGGCCAAAAGCGCATCCTCACCGTGGGCCTGGTGCTCATGGGACTCTGGGCCTTCCCGATGTTCTGGCTGATCGGCACGGCCACCGTCTGGGGCCTGTTCACCGCCACGGGCGTCTGCGGCATGCTTGTCGGCCTGCTGTTCAGCCAGCAGGCCACGCTGTTCGCCGACATGTTCCACCCTTCGGTGCGCTACTCGGGGATGTCCATGGGGTTCCAAGTCGGCACCGTGATCGGCGGCGGCTTCGGCCCGCTGATTGCCCAGGGGCTGACCACGGCCACCGGGGGCGCCACCTGGTCGGTCTCCACCTACATCCTCTTCGTTGCGATGCTCGCCCTGGTCGCCACGCTTCTGGTCAAACCGCGTTTCGGATCCCATGCGCACGGCCTCTCCGTCCCGGTACCGGCCCGAACCCGCTGA
- a CDS encoding glutamate-5-semialdehyde dehydrogenase, giving the protein MSQNAVTEPESTSDAAAIIPMPLDAETAVHRMADRARAASRVLARADRNWKDRGLDAIVRGLDAGRKFIISANAKDLRREREAGTAAPLLDRLRLDDARIDGLIAALRELGGLPDPVGTVLRGQTLPNGLRLRQIHVPMGVVGAIYEARPNVTVDIAGLALKSGNAVLLRGGSAAAESNKALLSVIRDALGSVGLPEDAVQSIDAYGREGATALMQARGKVDVLIPRGGRSLIQAVVTSASVPVIETGEGNVHIYLDASASIEMAVPILLNAKTQRPSVCNAVETLLVHPDAVAAPAVLAALHKAGVRLHADSRATALAGTTPTIPATEADWETEYMDLDLAVAVVDDLDAAIKHIRRYTTGHTEAILTNDLAHSERFIAEVDSAAVIVNASTRFTDGGQLGLGAEIGISTQKMHARGPMGLRELTTTKWIVQGDGHVRS; this is encoded by the coding sequence ATGAGCCAGAACGCCGTTACCGAACCCGAGTCCACCTCCGACGCAGCTGCCATCATCCCGATGCCGCTTGATGCCGAGACGGCCGTGCACCGGATGGCTGACCGCGCCCGCGCGGCATCCCGCGTGCTGGCCCGTGCCGACCGCAATTGGAAGGACCGCGGGCTGGACGCCATCGTCCGCGGCCTTGATGCCGGGCGCAAGTTCATCATCTCAGCCAACGCCAAGGATCTGCGCCGCGAACGCGAGGCCGGCACCGCCGCACCGCTGCTGGACCGGCTGCGCCTCGACGATGCCCGCATCGACGGCCTGATCGCCGCGCTGCGCGAACTGGGCGGCCTTCCCGACCCGGTGGGAACGGTGCTGCGCGGGCAAACCCTGCCCAACGGCCTGCGCCTGCGCCAGATCCACGTCCCCATGGGCGTTGTCGGTGCCATCTACGAGGCCCGCCCCAACGTCACCGTCGACATTGCTGGCCTGGCCTTGAAGAGCGGAAACGCCGTGCTGCTACGCGGTGGATCTGCTGCCGCGGAGTCGAACAAGGCCCTGCTCAGTGTGATTCGTGACGCACTTGGATCAGTTGGCCTGCCCGAGGACGCGGTGCAGAGCATCGACGCCTATGGCCGCGAGGGTGCCACAGCGCTGATGCAGGCCCGCGGCAAGGTCGATGTGCTGATCCCGCGCGGGGGCCGTTCGCTGATCCAGGCAGTGGTCACCAGCGCCAGCGTCCCGGTCATCGAAACCGGCGAGGGCAACGTGCACATCTACCTCGATGCCTCGGCCAGCATCGAGATGGCCGTGCCGATCCTGCTCAATGCGAAGACCCAGCGCCCCTCGGTCTGCAACGCGGTCGAGACGCTGCTGGTCCATCCCGATGCCGTCGCCGCCCCGGCGGTGCTTGCCGCGCTGCACAAGGCTGGCGTGCGTCTGCACGCGGATTCCCGGGCCACGGCGCTGGCCGGAACCACTCCCACGATCCCCGCCACGGAGGCGGACTGGGAGACCGAATACATGGATCTGGATCTCGCCGTCGCTGTCGTGGATGACCTGGATGCTGCCATCAAGCACATCCGCCGCTATACCACCGGGCACACTGAGGCGATCCTCACCAATGACCTGGCCCACTCCGAACGGTTCATCGCCGAGGTGGATTCGGCGGCCGTCATCGTTAATGCCTCCACCCGATTCACCGACGGAGGTCAGCTGGGCCTGGGCGCGGAGATCGGAATTTCGACGCAGAAAATGCATGCCCGCGGGCCGATGGGGTTGCGCGAACTGACCACCACCAAGTGGATCGTCCAGGGCGATGGGCATGTTCGTTCGTAG